From a single Kryptolebias marmoratus isolate JLee-2015 linkage group LG6, ASM164957v2, whole genome shotgun sequence genomic region:
- the rprma gene encoding protein reprimo A, with protein sequence MNNTGFNQTEGGLLNKTEEFLCCNFSSVVTDNGFVAAAPDERSLFIMRVVQIAVMCVLSLTVVFGIFFLGCNLLIKSEGMINFLVTDRRPSKETEAVIVGAY encoded by the coding sequence ATGAACAACACCGGCTTCAACCAGACAGAAGGCGGACTGCTCAACAAGACGGAGGAGTTCTTGTGCTGCAACTTCTCCTCCGTGGTGACGGACAACGGCTTCGTGGCCGCGGCTCCGGATGAGAGGAGCCTCTTCATCATGCGCGTGGTGCAGATCGCCGTCATGTGCGTGCTGTCCCTCACCGTGGTGTTCGGCATCTTCTTCCTGGGCTGCAACCTGCTCATAAAGTCCGAGGGGATGATCAACTTTCTGGTTACGGACAGGAGACCGTCCAAGGAAACGGAGGCGGTGATTGTTGGAGCCTACTGA